AACTGTCGCGATTGGCCCCAGATTCATCGGCATtggagcaaagaaaaaataccCGTACTTTCGTTTAGTAAAACGGGCGACTATCTCGACATCATGTACCCGGCCTGGGCATTCTGGGAAGGTGGCCCAGCCATAGCACTCTATCCGACCGGTTTAGGACGATGGGATTTGCATCGGAAAAGCATAACGAAAGCAAGCCTCGATTGGGACGCAAAACATTCGAAAGCTTTCTTCCGTGGTTCACGTACTTCGGACGAGCGTGACGCACTGGTATTACTTTCGCGTGCTCAACCATCGCTCGTCGATGCACAGTACACAAAAAATCAGGCCTGGAAATCACCCCAAGATACGCTGAATGCAGAACCTGCGCGAGAAGTAACGCTGGAAGAACACTGCCGCTATCGGTTTCTGTTTAACTTTCGCGGAGTGGCGGCTAGCTTTCGGTTTAAGCATCTTTTCCTCTGCCGATCGCTCGTATTTCATGTGGGCGATGAGTGGTTAGAGTTTTTCTATCcctccttgaagccttgggtGCATTACGTGCCGGTACCGGTGCGCAGCAGCCCGGAAGAGTTGGAAGCAATGATAAGGTTCTTCCAGGAACATGATGGGCTGGCGCGTGAAATTGCCGACCGAGGGTATGATCATATTTGGAACAATTTGCGGATGGCAGATGTGGAATGCTACTGGAAAAGGTTGCTTAAACGGTACGGAAAGATAGTGCGCTACACCGTTGAGCGTGATACAAGCTTAATCGAAGTGTTGTAATTGAAGCAGTTACAAGCAAAGGTATTATTATCACGTGGCATTTATTAGGATTGGATAAAAAGACAATCTCACTACTTTATACGCACTGTCGGTgaaattacaatttaaagaTTTCATTTCATAAGGGTTTCCTTATGAATAGCAAGCTACGAgctataaaataaagaaaatgaagaaaaattaacTAGACCTCAATAGCTGCATTTTTTCGTTCCGGTCAATGAGTTTTTAGTCAAATCACGTAACATCTAGCTACTACCATGCTCTACTCCTAATAACTGTTTTTAAACAACTTCGCTCACCTCAAACCTTATATCAGATCGGACAAGTTCAACCCATTTCAACCACTTTTTGGGTGGGTTGTATTTTATCCAACATAGCGGTGAGATTTTTCGGTCGTGATGCATCAATTATTAGTAGAAAAGGAATGAGTAAAACAATTCATGttacataaaaaatgttaCTGCATCAGAAAAGAGCTTAGAGAGAGTGTTAGAAAACGTCATGTACTAGTCTGCAGAAAACACATGTTGCCCGACGACGCCCATTTGTTCAGGCATTATAATACCCGTAACCCCCTATAGTTTTTGAGGGTGCAGCATTTCGCCAAATGAATGCGACACTGGATGCGTTTTTAAAACGGCCCAGTCTTTAACCCTGAAAGGAGGGTCGTGTATGTAAATGTATTATCGTATTCGAATCATTGGCAGCCTTCagctaggttttttttatagatatTTCGCAAACGAAACCCAAAACTAGTTTTTAAAAGCAGCACATTTTCACAGATTCGCAatggaaaacaacacaacaaaaaatacagcgAACTACTTTGAATATCGCAAACCGGTATCGTTACGAAATGGACTTGTTTTCTGGGACAATGTGCGCGCTGACTCACAGCAAGATAAACACGTGTTCGTAgattaaataagaaaaaatgtaCGTTGCGATTGAAAAGCTTTGCAGTGCCGTAATCCGTGTAAATGTGTACAGATGTAAGTGCAATCACATAcgtataaacaaaaaaacactttcaccTCCCGGTGAAATGGCGCGTGAACCTCGTTACATGGATGAAGTGATGCTTACACTTCTTCTGGCGTTTTCTTGTAAGATTTATCAACGGTGTAAACGCTACTGTAGTGGGATTAGCATCTGAATTGACCCCCCACTGATGACAGCTGATCTGTGTTTGATTGTACGTCTCTCTCTAACCACCGTTCTTTCACGTACACACTCTTCGATATGACGCTCTCGCTCAACCACACGGTAAGGCAAGCGCAAACCACACCACTACCAACGTAAAAGGGTGTTCGCCTATCTGACACTAGGTGGAAATGACAAAATAAACA
This genomic window from Anopheles maculipalpis chromosome 2RL, idAnoMacuDA_375_x, whole genome shotgun sequence contains:
- the LOC126558208 gene encoding O-glucosyltransferase rumi homolog, which produces MKSFKGFILCLIIYVQQIYSSDDGMCMAKEQCTASEANKIGNSLYSADYNKYFNAIESSVAAYVPCNSTNCNCHADVLKADLKPFKAQGITQEAINRAKQYGTHYQVIGHKLYRQRECMFPARCSGVEYFVKPLLALLPDMELIVNCRDWPQIHRHWSKEKIPVLSFSKTGDYLDIMYPAWAFWEGGPAIALYPTGLGRWDLHRKSITKASLDWDAKHSKAFFRGSRTSDERDALVLLSRAQPSLVDAQYTKNQAWKSPQDTLNAEPAREVTLEEHCRYRFLFNFRGVAASFRFKHLFLCRSLVFHVGDEWLEFFYPSLKPWVHYVPVPVRSSPEELEAMIRFFQEHDGLAREIADRGYDHIWNNLRMADVECYWKRLLKRYGKIVRYTVERDTSLIEVFMH